A stretch of the Leguminivora glycinivorella isolate SPB_JAAS2020 chromosome 2, LegGlyc_1.1, whole genome shotgun sequence genome encodes the following:
- the LOC125234277 gene encoding zinc finger A20 and AN1 domain-containing stress-associated protein 6 isoform X1, translating into MENDPNKKESKGKRLLKKALRRKTSNNSQGSGQEHAPPGRAKSFDKRAPALEHNNSAPSAVPASAVPSDHKPAKMVGIQESAEVSGHAQDPPRSPLAETSKKTLKRKLEEESGAGTSGASTTSDTDADDKDPSKDKKKKNRCAVCRKKVGLTGFECRCGGLFCAVHRYSDKHDCSFDYRELGAQEIRRNNPVVVSQKIHKI; encoded by the exons ATGGAAAATGACCCCAACAAAAAAGAATCGAAGGGGAAACGGCTACTAAAAAAAGCGCTCAGACGCAAAACCAGCAACAACAGTCAAGGCTCCGGGCAGGAACATGCGCCTCCGGGGCGGGCGAAGAGCTTCGACAAGCGGGCGCCGGCGCTCGAGCACAACAACAGCGCGCCGTCCGCGGTGCCTGCGTCCGCCGTGCCGTCCGACCACAAGCCCGCCAAGATGGTCGGCATCCAGGAGAGCGCCGAGGTCTCCGGCCACGCCCAAGACCCGCCCCGGTCCCCTCTAGCGGAAACCAGCAAAAAAACTCTCAAACGG aaattggaAGAAGAGAGCGGAGCGGGCACGAGCGGCGCCAGCACGACGTCCGACACGGACGCGGACGACAAGGACCCCAGCAAGGACAAGAAAAAGAAGAACAGATGCGCCGTCTGCCGCAAGAAGGTTGGACTTACAG GGTTCGAGTGCCGCTGCGGCGGGCTGTTCTGCGCCGTGCACCGGTACAGCGACAAGCACGACTGCTCGTTCGACTACCGGGAGCTGGGCGCGCAGGAGATCCGGCGCAACAACCCCGTCGTGGTGTCGCAGAAGATACACAAGATATGA